TTCTGCGCCAGAGCGGGATTTTGAGCCTGAATCTCATTTAGCAAGTCATCAATCGTCCAAGCGACACAATGGCTCTTGGCCTGCCCTGCGATAATCACCCGATCAAATTCCAAAAGTTTCTGAATTAAGCGAGAATTTTTCTCAGCGATCGCCTCACCCCCATGACTTTCTAGCACTTCTGGCCGCAGCACAGAGTAATTTTCTGTGAGCGGGTTACTACCCTTCAGCTCAAAATTGGTTTGGCTGTGGCGAGCAATACAATGAAAAAAGACAGCTTCCTCTACCGCTGAAACCAGGGCATGACCGATACCACCCAACATGGAGTGGTAAGGCCAGATTGTGAGGGGATACTTGCCATCATTACTCAACTGACGGACATAGTGCAGGGCGTGATCTTGTAAAGATTGATAGTTACCTGGGTTCAAACTGGCAGCGATCGCGGAATTCACTTTCCACAGCCCTTGCTGCACATCATTCCAAGTAATCACTGTAGCTGCTGGAGTGGGATGCTCACCTGCTTGATTCACCCAGAAAATGGGATGAAAAATCTGCATCGCTGTATGCGTGTCCAAGGTGGGAGCAATCTCGGTCAGAACTCCTAAGTGACGGTAGATAAACCGACAGAGCCGCACATTATCATCTACAGCTCCCAAGCCCGATCGCCCACCCACAAACAGCTCAAATCCAGGAACACAAAAAGTATTTTGCACATCAATTGCTAGCAAGCAGATGCGAGCTTGATCTTGAGATGCGGGGTGGAGCTTGTGTTGCTGTGCCCAAGCTTGGGCTTCAGCGGCTCGTTCTTGGTAAGGCACCCGCCAAACCTCACTAACTTTCTGCGAGTCAAAATGGGACGGAATCGGCAGTTGGGTGTAAGTAAGCACAAGCCACCTCTAGAGGACTAGGTCGGTCAGGGCGATCGCAACTAGCAGAGAAGTCAGGCTGGAATATACCACTAAACTTTCCCGCTCTAGCTCTTTAAGGACTGACCTATAGCCATGCTAAGGGTTTTATCAGAGAAGCAAGAAACAGGGGCGGCTAGAAATATTATCACCCCCACAAAACAGGGTGCAATTTGCCAGTTTAGGTCTCCAGAAACGGGAGTTTGAGCTATCAGCATGGAAAATAACCACTCGAAGATAGAATGATTAAGCTTGCTTCTAGCAAGTACTCATTTTCACCCTAATGCTGCTCATGTTTGCGCGCCAAAAGCTCTACGAAGGCAAAGCCAAAATTATCTACGCCACCGATGCTCCTGATGTGTTCCTGACCCACTTTAAGGACGACGCGACTGCATTTAATGCTCAGAAGCGGGGACAAATTGCAGGCAAGGGTGAAATCAACTCTGCCATTTCTAGCCATTTGTTTCAGTTACTAGAAGCGAATGGGATTCCCACCCACTTCATCGATCGCCCCACCGCTGCGGATATGCACGTCAAAGCGGTAAAAATTATTCCCCTAGAAGTGGTTGTCAGGAACATTGCAGCCGGGAGCCTCTGTCAACAAACTGGGTTGGAATTGGGTGCCGTCTTGAAGCAGCCTCTGGTGGAGTTCTATTACAAGAATGATGCGCTAGGGGACCCATTGTTGACTCGCGATCGCCTCCTGTTATTAGAACTGGCTACGCCAGAACAGCTAGACCAGCTTAAACAAATGGCGCTGCGAATCAATGAGCTACTCTCTGCTTTTTTTCAGCAGTGTGGCATTACACTGGTGGACTTCAAGCTAGAGTTTGGCTTAGACCGCAATCAGCAAATTCTCTTGGCTGATGAAATTAGTCCCGACACCTGTCGGCTTTGGGATCAAACCGAAACTGATCCAGACCGCCGAGTGATGGATAAAGACCGTTTTCGCCGTGACTTGGGGGATGTAGAAGGTGCTTACCAGCGGGTGCTGGAACGGGTGCTCAATCAACCAGTTTCAGAGTCTGTTCAGGAACCAGTTCAAGAGTAAGAGTCACGAATGCGGTAAAATTTCCCCATTTGCTTGGTTAAACGGGATTCCCTTCTCAACCCAATTCCCTGATGTCTTGAACTACTTAGGCCAGCCTAAGGCAGAGTCTGGTGTGTGGAAATGCCAAATTACGTGAACATAATGCGCTTATCTCCGGTCTTAGTAGCAGTTATTGCCGCTTCAGCAACCTTAAGCTTGTCCGAGCCGGCTAGGGGACAAACCTCTGAGTCTAGGGCAGCAGGAACTGATTCATCTACAGGTGTGGTTGCTAATTCCAGTCCAGCTGCGGTACTTCAAGCCGTCAAGTCGGCATCCTGGCCTGCGATCGCAGGTGATATAGCAACGGCAAAGCCAGGAGCGGCTTTAGTCAGCAGTAGCTTGGTTGTGCCTACTGTCAGCCAACCGGAAGCCTTTCCAGCCGAGTTTCAGGCTCAAGTACCATCCTCACCAACCGTTACTCCCGCTGAGACTGCGCCCCCTGAGACACCGACTGAGATTACGCCTACTGAGATTACGCCCAGCGAAACTACGCCCACCAATATAGAGCTAGACTCCACCCAAGAGACGCCACCTGCACCTGGAGAAGCACCACCCGGAACTGCTACACCCGAACAAGAAACTCCTAACCAAATCCAGTTGGATGGCACATCGCAGCCAACGCCTGGAATTGATTTCAATATTCCTTCGTCCTCTCCCACCCCTTCAGTCAACCCAGCCGATGGCAGTGTCAGTCCTGAAGGAAACACGAATGGAGAGACCCAAGCTGCGCCTGAGCAACCTGAACCCCGTGTTTTAGTCGGCGAAGTAGTTGTTCAAGGTGTAGAAGGAGAGCTTGAAACAGAAGTTTACAATGCGATTCAAACTCGTCCTGGGCGAACCACAACCCGCTCTCAGTTGCAAGAAGACATTAACGCCGTCTTTGCCACTGGATTTTTCTCTAGCGTGCGGGCCAACCCAGAAGATACACCGCTGGGAGTTCGAGTCACGTTTGATGTCCAAGCGAATCCAGTCCTCAACTCGGTGCGGGTAGAAGGGAACCAAGTTTTGCCCCAAAGTGTGGTTGATGATATTTTCAAGGACCAGTACGGCAGCATTCTCAACTTGCGGCGGTTCCAAGAAGGGGTCAAACAGGTAAACAAGTGGTACCAAGATCAGGGTTACGTTCTAGCCCAGATCATTGATACGCCTCAGGTCGGCGCAGATGGCGCAGTGACCTTAGCGGTGGCTGAAGGGGTAATTGAAGACATTCAGGTTAAATTCCTCAATAAAGAGGGGGAAGAAACCAACGAAGAGGGTGAACCCATCCGAGGCCGTACTCGTGATTTCATCGTCACTCGCGAGTTTGCCTTAAAGCCAGGAGATGTGTTTAACCGCACCCAAGCTGAGAGAGACTTGCAACGAGTGTACGGGTTAGGCATCTTTGAGGATGTCCGCTTATCGCTCAACCCAGGCCAAGACCCCCGTAAAGTGGTTGTTGTCGCTAATGTGGCTGAGCGTAGTACTGGTTCTGCGGGGGCAGCATTGGGCATCAGTTCTGCCAGCGGTTTGTTTGGAAGTGTAAGTTACCAGCAGCAAAACTTGGGCGGTAACAACCAGAAATTAAATGCTGAGGTACAGGTCGGTCAGCGTGACTTGCTATTTGATCTCAGCTTTACCGACCCTTGGATCGCAGGTGATCCTTACCGTACTTCTTACACCCTGAATGTCTTCAATCGCCGATCGCTCTCGCTCATTTTTGACGGTGGCGAACCGGAAATTGAGTTACCCAATGGCGATCGCCCCCGGATTGACCGTTTAGGGGGTGGCATTACCTTTACCCGTCCGCTTAGCCGCGATGTCTTTGCCGATTCTGAATGGACGGCTTCAGCGGGTTTGCAATACCAGCGGGTTGCCATTCGCGACTCTGACCGTGACATCAGCCCAGTCGATGAACTAGGAAATCAACTTAGCTTCAGCGATGATGGCAAAGATAATCTGCTCACAGCTCAATTAGGTCTAGTGCGCGATCGCCGGAACAATCGTCTACGGCCTACCAGTGGCTCGCTCCTGCGATTAGGCACAGAGCAATCTATTCCAATCGGCGGTATTTTCTTCAACCGTCTACGAGGTAGCTACAGCTACTACCTCCCCGTTGACTACACCAAATTCGCACCTGGTCCTGAAGCCCTAGCCTTCAACGTTCAGGCAGGGACTGTAGTGGGAGATTTGCCTCCTTATGAAGCCTTTGCTTTAGGGGGTAGCAACTCGGTGCGCGGCTTTGATGAAGGGGATGTGGGTAGCGGTCGTAGCTTCATTCAAGCCACCGCAGAATATCGGTTCCCAGTCTTCTCCATTTTGGGTGGAGCCTTGTTTGTAGACTACGCCACTGATCTAGGGACTGGTTCCAGCGTACCGGGTGATCCGGCGGGAGTTCGGGGTAAACCGGGTAGTGGTTTAGGATATGGTGTAGGCGTAAGAATTCAATCACCTCTGGGGCCGATTCGGATT
This region of Trichocoleus desertorum NBK24 genomic DNA includes:
- a CDS encoding isochorismatase, which encodes MLTYTQLPIPSHFDSQKVSEVWRVPYQERAAEAQAWAQQHKLHPASQDQARICLLAIDVQNTFCVPGFELFVGGRSGLGAVDDNVRLCRFIYRHLGVLTEIAPTLDTHTAMQIFHPIFWVNQAGEHPTPAATVITWNDVQQGLWKVNSAIAASLNPGNYQSLQDHALHYVRQLSNDGKYPLTIWPYHSMLGGIGHALVSAVEEAVFFHCIARHSQTNFELKGSNPLTENYSVLRPEVLESHGGEAIAEKNSRLIQKLLEFDRVIIAGQAKSHCVAWTIDDLLNEIQAQNPALAQKVYLLEDCTSAVVVPGVIDFTEQAEAAFARFAAAGMHVVKSTEPLHLWPNFVL
- the purC gene encoding phosphoribosylaminoimidazolesuccinocarboxamide synthase — encoded protein: MFARQKLYEGKAKIIYATDAPDVFLTHFKDDATAFNAQKRGQIAGKGEINSAISSHLFQLLEANGIPTHFIDRPTAADMHVKAVKIIPLEVVVRNIAAGSLCQQTGLELGAVLKQPLVEFYYKNDALGDPLLTRDRLLLLELATPEQLDQLKQMALRINELLSAFFQQCGITLVDFKLEFGLDRNQQILLADEISPDTCRLWDQTETDPDRRVMDKDRFRRDLGDVEGAYQRVLERVLNQPVSESVQEPVQE
- a CDS encoding BamA/TamA family outer membrane protein gives rise to the protein MPNYVNIMRLSPVLVAVIAASATLSLSEPARGQTSESRAAGTDSSTGVVANSSPAAVLQAVKSASWPAIAGDIATAKPGAALVSSSLVVPTVSQPEAFPAEFQAQVPSSPTVTPAETAPPETPTEITPTEITPSETTPTNIELDSTQETPPAPGEAPPGTATPEQETPNQIQLDGTSQPTPGIDFNIPSSSPTPSVNPADGSVSPEGNTNGETQAAPEQPEPRVLVGEVVVQGVEGELETEVYNAIQTRPGRTTTRSQLQEDINAVFATGFFSSVRANPEDTPLGVRVTFDVQANPVLNSVRVEGNQVLPQSVVDDIFKDQYGSILNLRRFQEGVKQVNKWYQDQGYVLAQIIDTPQVGADGAVTLAVAEGVIEDIQVKFLNKEGEETNEEGEPIRGRTRDFIVTREFALKPGDVFNRTQAERDLQRVYGLGIFEDVRLSLNPGQDPRKVVVVANVAERSTGSAGAALGISSASGLFGSVSYQQQNLGGNNQKLNAEVQVGQRDLLFDLSFTDPWIAGDPYRTSYTLNVFNRRSLSLIFDGGEPEIELPNGDRPRIDRLGGGITFTRPLSRDVFADSEWTASAGLQYQRVAIRDSDRDISPVDELGNQLSFSDDGKDNLLTAQLGLVRDRRNNRLRPTSGSLLRLGTEQSIPIGGIFFNRLRGSYSYYLPVDYTKFAPGPEALAFNVQAGTVVGDLPPYEAFALGGSNSVRGFDEGDVGSGRSFIQATAEYRFPVFSILGGALFVDYATDLGTGSSVPGDPAGVRGKPGSGLGYGVGVRIQSPLGPIRIDYGFNDEGDSRLHFGIGERF